A segment of the Odoribacter splanchnicus DSM 20712 genome:
AGTTGCGAACCGTCCCGAACCAATGTCGTTTCCCATTGTGCTTTAGGTACGACCGTATTGTCCAAGGCAATGGCGATGTTTAGGGGAGAAATGTCTTGTTGGGTCAGTACCTGTAAAATAGTGCTGTTTTCGGGGCATTCCGTGGCTACGTCGTTGATAAAAATATGCATGATCTACTGTTTTAGGTTTAGCGGACCATCTGAAAGGGGGAATAATTTTAAAAAATGAAATTTTGCTCACTCTACCTACGCCGGCATTACCCGGATCAGGTTATTGGGTATAATCTCAGCCCGTAATATTAAGGCACCCCTTCTGAAAATCCGGTTCAAAGATAACGGAAAAAAATGATGAAACAAATCATTCGGATCGTTTTTAATCATTTCCAAAATATATATTGGTAAGTATTTTAACGAATGCCAGACATGTATATCCTCTGAATCCAAAATTTCATCAGTAATTTCAGACCCGGATGCCTGAATTATTAAGTACGCAGAATTTAGTTTTGAAGGCAAATCCATTATATCGCATTTTCAGATAGTGTTTCAAAAAGTGTGTAAATTCCATAATAAGTTATTTTTGACTGTTCTATTACAAAAATAAATAAATTGGAATTTACACACTTTTTGAAACACTATCCACTTTTCATATGATAAAGAGGACGAAAACTATGATTTAGAAAATATTAACGTTAGGAAATAATTTGGGATATTATTTTTTTGTTTAAAAAATAATATATTTTTGTAAAAACAAACTAATGTGAAAACGAAGAAAGCGGGAGGAGGAAAATTGCAGGCAAGTTTGTAGCTCTTAAACAATTCTCATCCCCAATATTTTTCTAAAAAAGAAAGGAGGTCGCAATGTGCTAATTTTTTCATATAATTTCGCTGCAAGGCAGGAGATTATAAAATTTATCAGCTGCAACAAACGAGGAGACATTGAAAATAGAAATGTATAAATAAAATTGAAAAACTATAAAAAAGAGAATTATAAAAATAGGTGTGTGTTTATCTCTTGTAGTTCTGGCTACTATCGGTGTGAAAATGACTAACTTTGGGCAAAGTTCTTCAATAGGACTTGCTTTCTCAAACATAGAGGCATTAGCAGCGGATGGAGAGGCTGGCGCTCATGGAAAAAAATGTTCTTTTGGTAAACAATATACTGGAAAGGAATATGATACGGCATATGAATGCATTAATAGAGGTAGAACTGTGTGTATTATTTGGGGAAAATATATACAATTAGGCTCTTCTGAAGGTTATTGTACAAATGCTCAATAGCGTTAAGAGAATGCCTAAATTTGTTAGGTATTCTCTTATTTCGGTTATTAAAAAAGTAACATTATACTTATCTGCAAAGCATACGAGGTATATTATATTTTGATTTAAGCAATTTAATACTTATGAAATATATATATAGAGTTCTTGTTTTTAGTATTTTATTTTCATGTGAAAACAAATCTATTTTTGAAAAGGAAACATCTACAGTTAATAGTTTTCCTCAGACGATTACTTTAAAAGGAGAGGAGCAAAAATTGGAGGCGTTAGGAATTGTTGACATTATGGTAATAGATACTTTTCTCATTGCCTATACTCCGATGAATCATGATTATTATTATTTGGTT
Coding sequences within it:
- the thiS gene encoding sulfur carrier protein ThiS, coding for MHIFINDVATECPENSTILQVLTQQDISPLNIAIALDNTVVPKAQWETTLVRDGSQLLIIKAVQGG
- a CDS encoding NVEALA domain-containing protein encodes the protein MKIGVCLSLVVLATIGVKMTNFGQSSSIGLAFSNIEALAADGEAGAHGKKCSFGKQYTGKEYDTAYECINRGRTVCIIWGKYIQLGSSEGYCTNAQ